One segment of Candidatus Manganitrophus noduliformans DNA contains the following:
- a CDS encoding macro domain-containing protein, with the protein MAEKTISGVTVECVKGNIAAQPEMTAIVNAANAELRSGGGVAGAIHRAAGPGLEEEGRPLAPIRPGEAVITGGHHLPNRYVIHCLGPVYGRDRPEADLLARCYANALDLAERNAIGSIAFPAISTGVFGYPIESAAEVAFRTIKEQLPSLRTVKRIRFVLFADKDLEIHEKALDRIFGEL; encoded by the coding sequence ATGGCGGAGAAAACAATTTCCGGCGTGACGGTCGAGTGCGTCAAGGGGAACATCGCGGCGCAGCCGGAGATGACGGCGATTGTCAACGCCGCCAATGCGGAATTGCGGAGCGGCGGCGGTGTGGCGGGGGCGATTCACCGGGCGGCGGGGCCTGGACTAGAAGAGGAGGGGCGTCCGCTGGCGCCGATTCGTCCCGGCGAGGCGGTGATCACCGGCGGGCATCACCTCCCGAATCGATATGTAATTCACTGTCTTGGCCCGGTTTACGGAAGGGACCGGCCGGAAGCGGATCTTTTGGCGCGCTGTTACGCGAATGCGCTCGACCTGGCTGAGAGGAACGCCATCGGCTCGATTGCCTTTCCCGCCATCTCCACCGGGGTTTTCGGCTATCCGATCGAGTCGGCGGCGGAGGTCGCCTTCCGAACGATCAAAGAGCAGCTTCCGAGCCTCCGAACGGTCAAACGAATCCGATTCGTTCTCTTTGCCGACAAAGATCTGGAGATTCACGAAAAGGCGCTCGATCGAATCTTCGGCGAATTGTAA
- a CDS encoding DUF3187 family protein, giving the protein MRQGGGSRRGRFALGCILSLLLFSHKLVQAESTHPCSENVGFGPLGIRGQSYFQMLHLTPTPSAPSTLRKGEWEGQALLTWVNGWAVSKDHYMIDTETLQWTGKLSYALNDRIQFGFEIPVLWRGGGYLDRSIEGFHHAFNLGNGRRDRFPRNRTRFEFHRKDGSTFVLEDSGIGLQDAVFSSQVSLTCGGAKVPAVGVSLSVSLPTDREEKLYGTDGIDVSGTLLFAKRISRVYIYLNFSYVRLGSGDFVGIPLHRDKWVGFAAVEYRLKEGTSLILQNTLSSGVAEDFFEFSDYTDEMAFGFKTAFTNRLVWEMGVIENLFNIRNGPDFGIHTGLSYRF; this is encoded by the coding sequence GTGAGGCAGGGGGGGGGAAGTCGGAGGGGCCGCTTCGCGCTCGGATGCATTCTTTCTCTGTTGCTCTTTTCCCACAAGCTTGTTCAGGCCGAATCGACACATCCCTGTTCGGAGAATGTCGGGTTTGGACCTTTGGGGATTCGTGGACAGTCCTATTTTCAAATGCTCCATTTGACGCCGACCCCGTCGGCCCCTTCCACACTTCGGAAAGGTGAATGGGAGGGGCAAGCCCTCTTGACCTGGGTGAACGGTTGGGCGGTTTCAAAAGACCACTATATGATCGATACCGAAACCCTCCAGTGGACCGGCAAGCTCAGCTACGCTCTCAACGACCGGATTCAGTTCGGCTTCGAGATCCCCGTTCTTTGGCGGGGCGGCGGCTATTTGGACCGTTCCATCGAGGGGTTTCACCATGCTTTTAATTTGGGAAACGGCCGGCGGGATCGATTCCCGCGAAATCGGACCCGCTTCGAATTTCACCGCAAGGACGGATCGACCTTCGTTCTGGAAGATTCGGGGATCGGTCTCCAGGATGCGGTCTTCTCCTCCCAGGTTTCCCTGACCTGCGGCGGAGCAAAAGTCCCGGCCGTCGGCGTGAGTCTGTCGGTTTCTTTGCCGACCGATCGTGAGGAGAAGTTGTATGGAACGGACGGGATCGACGTGAGCGGGACCCTGCTTTTCGCAAAACGGATCAGCCGGGTTTATATTTATCTCAATTTCAGTTATGTCCGTCTGGGGAGCGGCGATTTCGTCGGCATCCCTTTGCATCGGGATAAATGGGTCGGGTTTGCCGCCGTGGAATATCGCCTGAAGGAGGGGACCTCTCTGATCCTGCAAAATACGCTCAGCTCGGGGGTGGCCGAGGATTTCTTCGAATTCTCGGATTATACCGATGAGATGGCCTTCGGCTTCAAGACGGCGTTTACAAATCGACTTGTCTGGGAGATGGGGGTGATTGAAAATCTGTTCAACATCCGAAACGGTCCCGACTTCGGTATCCATACCGGACTGAGTTATCGGTTTTAG
- a CDS encoding ATP-binding protein, producing the protein MLVSSAVLLLASAGFIAHEWVTFRGVMVRNRSTQAEIIAINTVSALLFNDPESAAETVGALRVKSDIHSAAIYTAEGRLFAKYLRSDGASVFEMPERIPAGMEGHRFESGFLFLSRPILSNEERIGTVYIQSDLQELNARLKGYALIVVGVLAVSLLTAYRVSAGLQGNISRPLLDLARIAKNVSEEKDYSVRAATGNRDEIGLLVETFNEMLSQIQTRDAALQKTQDELEQRVKERTRSLEQEVGDRKRAEVFLDSIVENIPNMIFVKEAKELRFVRFNKAGEVLLGYTREDLLGKNDHDFFPKEQADSFIAKDRQVLGAGYLVDIPEEPVQTRHRGARILHTQKIPLYDEEGQPLYLLGISEDITERKQAEEELKKLNSQLEAANKELEAFSYSVSHDLRAPLRHINGFVELLKEHAAARLDTKGQRYIEIIVNASKRMGSLIDDLLVFSRMAKSEMRIGRVPLESLIQEVIRDLQPEIQNREIAWTIGSLPDLEGDAAMLRQVWANLIGNAVKYTRTRERAEIEIGSRMEAEETVFFVRDNGVGFDPQYAGKLFGVFQRLHRAEEFEGTGIGLANVRRIIHRHGGRTWAEGELDRGAAFYFSLPNRKEG; encoded by the coding sequence ATGCTGGTGAGTTCGGCGGTTCTCCTGCTCGCAAGCGCCGGCTTCATCGCCCATGAATGGGTGACTTTTCGAGGCGTCATGGTCCGGAATCGCTCCACGCAGGCGGAGATCATCGCGATCAATACGGTCTCGGCCCTCCTGTTCAACGATCCGGAGTCGGCCGCTGAAACCGTCGGGGCGCTGCGGGTCAAGTCCGATATCCATTCGGCGGCGATCTATACGGCGGAAGGCCGGCTCTTCGCGAAATATCTGAGGAGCGATGGGGCTTCGGTTTTTGAGATGCCGGAGCGAATCCCGGCGGGGATGGAAGGCCATCGATTCGAGTCCGGGTTCCTTTTTTTGTCGCGGCCGATTCTCTCCAATGAAGAGCGGATCGGCACCGTCTATATCCAATCCGATCTCCAGGAGTTGAATGCTCGTCTGAAGGGTTACGCCCTCATCGTGGTCGGGGTGCTCGCGGTTTCCCTGCTGACGGCCTATCGGGTCTCCGCCGGGCTTCAAGGAAATATCTCCCGTCCGCTTCTTGATCTGGCCCGGATTGCAAAGAACGTCTCCGAAGAGAAAGACTATTCCGTGCGGGCCGCCACCGGAAACCGGGACGAGATCGGCCTGCTGGTCGAGACCTTCAACGAGATGCTCTCCCAGATCCAAACGCGGGATGCCGCCCTGCAGAAGACGCAGGACGAGTTGGAGCAAAGGGTGAAAGAGCGGACACGGTCATTGGAGCAGGAGGTCGGGGATCGGAAGCGGGCGGAGGTTTTTCTCGACTCCATTGTGGAGAATATTCCCAACATGATTTTCGTCAAGGAAGCCAAAGAGCTCCGGTTCGTTCGATTCAACAAAGCGGGTGAAGTGTTGCTCGGCTACACCAGAGAGGATCTGCTCGGCAAAAATGATCATGATTTCTTTCCAAAAGAGCAGGCCGATTCGTTCATCGCCAAGGACCGGCAGGTGCTCGGAGCGGGCTACCTCGTCGATATTCCGGAAGAGCCGGTCCAGACCCGGCACCGCGGCGCGCGGATTTTGCACACACAGAAAATCCCGCTCTACGACGAAGAAGGACAACCGCTCTATCTGTTGGGTATTTCGGAAGACATCACCGAGAGAAAGCAAGCGGAAGAAGAGCTGAAGAAGCTCAATTCGCAGCTGGAGGCGGCCAATAAGGAGCTGGAGGCCTTCAGCTATTCCGTGTCGCACGACCTGCGCGCGCCGCTGCGTCACATCAACGGGTTTGTCGAGCTGCTCAAAGAACACGCGGCGGCCCGGCTCGATACGAAAGGACAGCGCTACATCGAGATCATCGTGAACGCCTCCAAGCGGATGGGGAGTCTGATCGACGATCTGTTGGTTTTCTCCCGGATGGCGAAGTCGGAGATGCGGATCGGGAGGGTTCCCCTCGAATCCTTGATCCAGGAGGTGATTCGGGATCTGCAGCCGGAGATTCAGAACCGGGAGATCGCTTGGACGATCGGCTCCCTGCCCGATTTAGAGGGGGATGCGGCGATGCTGCGGCAGGTGTGGGCGAACCTGATCGGCAACGCGGTGAAGTACACCCGGACCCGCGAGCGGGCCGAAATCGAGATCGGCAGCCGAATGGAAGCAGAGGAGACCGTTTTTTTTGTTCGAGACAATGGGGTGGGGTTTGATCCGCAGTACGCCGGCAAGCTCTTCGGCGTCTTCCAGCGGCTGCACCGCGCCGAGGAGTTCGAAGGGACCGGCATCGGGTTGGCCAATGTCCGGCGGATCATTCACCGCCATGGCGGGCGGACCTGGGCCGAGGGGGAATTGGACCGCGGCGCGGCGTTTTATTTTTCATTGCCAAATCGAAAGGAGGGGTGA
- a CDS encoding saccharopine dehydrogenase family protein → MTLNKGLGRIRFRSAKEDAMPEKRWMIYGAYGYTGALITEEAVRRGHRPVVAGRSADRLIPLAKRFGLDPLVLDLKDETALTKAVAECSLVLHAAGPFAETSGPMVRACLSAGTHYVDITGEVSVFEEIFARDPEAKQRGITLLPGAGFDVVSGDCLAKYVADKVPGATRLDLAVAAMAHVSPGTARTMIKQLPRGMSVRREGRLRVSDAGEGERTVRFPGGARQAVPATLGELAAVYWTTGIPNITAYMALPSPVIGLMRWTGPLLQRLLASDPIRRAAERGARAVIRGPDAEARRKGRAFLWARASDEAGNAAEGWLETAEAYAFTAMAAVRCAEGILKKLPTEGCLGACTPAGAFGADFVLEIPGTKRLDRIS, encoded by the coding sequence ATGACACTGAATAAAGGCCTGGGAAGGATCCGGTTCCGCTCGGCCAAGGAGGATGCCATGCCGGAGAAGCGGTGGATGATTTATGGGGCGTACGGCTATACGGGCGCGCTCATTACGGAAGAGGCGGTGCGGCGGGGGCACCGGCCTGTCGTCGCGGGGCGGTCGGCCGACCGGCTGATTCCGCTCGCGAAGCGGTTCGGGCTCGATCCGCTTGTCCTCGATCTCAAGGATGAGACCGCCTTGACGAAAGCGGTCGCCGAGTGTTCGCTGGTCCTTCATGCGGCGGGGCCGTTTGCGGAGACGAGCGGCCCGATGGTCCGGGCCTGTTTGAGCGCCGGGACGCACTATGTCGATATCACCGGAGAGGTTTCGGTTTTCGAGGAGATCTTCGCGCGCGACCCGGAGGCGAAGCAAAGGGGGATCACCTTGCTGCCGGGGGCGGGGTTCGACGTGGTGTCGGGCGACTGTCTCGCGAAATATGTCGCCGACAAGGTGCCGGGGGCGACGCGGCTCGATCTGGCGGTTGCGGCGATGGCCCATGTGAGTCCGGGGACGGCGCGGACGATGATCAAGCAACTTCCCCGCGGGATGTCGGTCCGCCGGGAAGGGCGGCTGAGGGTTTCCGACGCCGGGGAGGGGGAGCGGACGGTCCGTTTTCCCGGGGGGGCGCGGCAGGCGGTTCCGGCCACGCTCGGCGAACTCGCCGCCGTCTACTGGACGACCGGCATTCCGAATATCACCGCCTACATGGCCCTTCCATCTCCGGTGATCGGCCTGATGCGCTGGACCGGCCCGCTTCTGCAGCGGCTGCTCGCTTCCGATCCGATCCGTCGTGCGGCGGAGCGGGGAGCGCGTGCGGTGATCCGGGGACCGGATGCGGAGGCGCGGCGGAAGGGACGGGCATTTCTCTGGGCGCGGGCGTCGGATGAAGCGGGAAATGCCGCCGAGGGGTGGCTTGAAACAGCGGAAGCCTATGCGTTCACGGCGATGGCGGCGGTCCGCTGCGCGGAAGGAATTTTGAAGAAACTTCCAACGGAGGGCTGTCTGGGAGCCTGCACGCCGGCGGGAGCGTTCGGCGCCGACTTTGTTCTGGAGATCCCGGGAACGAAACGATTGGATCGAATCTCTTAA
- a CDS encoding EAL domain-containing protein gives MGIPLRVLMVEDSAEDAELLLGELRRGGYEPAHERVSTIEEMNRAIDRGSWDIVFGDYSMPHFDGVAALKLLRGKGLDIPFLFVSGTLGEDTAVKAMRAGANDYFVKGHLKRLLPVVERELRENGTRQERKRAEEQLRQSEERFRQLAENITEVFWMGDPDKNSILYISPGYEKIWGRSCESLYQEPKSFLDAVHPDDRERVMEASMTRQVSGTYDEEYRIIRPDGSVRWIRDRAFPIKDVSGRVYRLTGIAEDITRHKEAEEALRTAKEFSENLIETANVIILGLDTEGKVNIFNQTAEKITGYTLSELKGKSWFEKLVPKERYPSVWEEFTRLVSGGIPKTFENPILTKRGEERYILWQNNQVKVNGKIVATISFGNDITEHRQVEEMVQKMAFYDTLTGLPNRNMLIDRLLNALRHDAGQGRPMALLLMDLDRFREINDTLGHRRGDLLLQQLGERLRKTIFDRDIVAHFGGDEFAVLLMKLTSPDDIHLAVGKIVKALEAPFVIEDIPIAVETSIGIALYPDHGSDPDTLIRRADVAMYAAKETGRGHTLYAPELDRHSPQQLALMAELRQAISQNQLLLHYQPKIDLKRRAFFGVEALVRWRHPQRGMIPPGRFIGPAEQTGLIHPLTRWVVETAIDQCAVWQRAGLEMTLSANLSARNLQDPKLPESVAELLRSGGVAPERIQFEITESAIMTDPARAREVLVALHRSGIRFSIDDFGIGYSSLSYLRNLPVDSIKVDKSFVSQMILNEGDAKIVRSTIEMAHHLGLEVVAEGVETEEILERLGEMGCDAAQGYFISRPLPAEEVGRWLRESHWGRETQ, from the coding sequence ATGGGTATTCCGCTCCGTGTTTTAATGGTGGAGGATTCGGCGGAAGATGCCGAGCTGCTCCTGGGCGAGCTGCGGCGCGGCGGCTACGAGCCGGCGCATGAACGGGTGAGCACCATCGAGGAGATGAACCGGGCGATCGATCGCGGGAGTTGGGATATCGTCTTCGGCGATTATTCCATGCCTCACTTCGACGGGGTCGCCGCATTGAAGCTGTTGAGGGGAAAAGGACTCGACATCCCTTTTCTTTTTGTCTCGGGCACCCTCGGCGAGGACACCGCGGTCAAAGCGATGAGAGCCGGGGCCAACGACTATTTCGTCAAAGGCCATTTGAAACGCCTGCTTCCGGTGGTCGAGCGGGAACTGCGCGAGAACGGGACGCGGCAGGAGCGCAAACGGGCCGAGGAGCAGCTGCGACAGAGTGAGGAGCGGTTTCGGCAGTTGGCCGAGAACATCACCGAAGTTTTTTGGATGGGTGATCCCGATAAAAACAGCATTCTCTATATCAGCCCCGGCTATGAGAAGATCTGGGGCCGGAGCTGCGAGAGCCTCTATCAGGAACCGAAATCTTTTCTCGACGCGGTTCATCCGGACGATCGGGAGCGGGTGATGGAGGCGTCGATGACCCGGCAGGTGTCGGGGACGTACGATGAGGAGTACCGGATTATCCGGCCCGATGGATCGGTCCGCTGGATTCGGGACAGAGCCTTCCCGATCAAAGATGTTTCGGGGCGGGTCTACCGGTTGACGGGGATCGCCGAAGACATCACCCGGCATAAAGAGGCGGAGGAGGCGCTGCGGACGGCGAAGGAGTTTTCGGAGAATCTCATCGAAACGGCGAATGTGATCATCCTCGGCCTCGATACGGAGGGGAAGGTGAATATCTTCAATCAAACGGCGGAGAAAATCACCGGCTATACCCTCTCGGAGCTGAAAGGAAAGAGCTGGTTCGAAAAGCTGGTGCCGAAGGAGCGATATCCCTCCGTCTGGGAAGAGTTCACCCGGCTGGTCTCCGGCGGAATCCCGAAGACGTTTGAGAACCCGATCCTTACCAAAAGAGGGGAGGAGCGCTACATCCTCTGGCAGAACAATCAGGTCAAGGTCAACGGAAAGATCGTCGCAACCATTTCTTTCGGAAACGACATCACGGAGCATAGGCAAGTGGAAGAGATGGTGCAGAAAATGGCTTTTTACGACACCCTGACCGGGCTTCCGAATCGGAACATGTTGATCGATCGCCTCCTGAATGCTTTGCGGCACGACGCGGGTCAAGGCCGGCCGATGGCGCTGCTGCTGATGGATCTGGATCGTTTCCGGGAGATCAACGACACCTTGGGGCATCGCCGGGGAGATTTGTTGCTTCAGCAATTGGGCGAACGGCTGCGGAAGACCATTTTTGATCGGGATATCGTCGCCCATTTCGGGGGAGATGAGTTTGCGGTGCTGTTGATGAAACTCACCAGCCCGGACGATATCCATCTGGCGGTCGGAAAGATCGTCAAGGCGCTGGAGGCCCCCTTTGTCATTGAAGATATCCCGATTGCGGTGGAGACCAGCATCGGCATCGCCCTTTATCCCGACCACGGCAGCGATCCCGACACCTTAATCCGGCGGGCCGATGTCGCGATGTATGCGGCCAAAGAGACCGGCCGCGGCCATACGCTGTATGCTCCCGAGCTGGACCGCCACAGCCCGCAACAGTTGGCGCTCATGGCCGAGCTGCGCCAGGCGATCTCGCAGAACCAGCTTCTTCTGCACTATCAGCCCAAGATCGATCTGAAGCGGCGCGCGTTCTTCGGGGTGGAGGCGCTGGTGCGCTGGAGACATCCGCAGCGGGGGATGATTCCGCCGGGCCGGTTTATCGGCCCCGCGGAGCAAACCGGACTGATCCACCCGTTGACCCGCTGGGTGGTGGAAACGGCGATCGATCAGTGCGCGGTTTGGCAGCGGGCCGGGTTGGAGATGACCCTCTCGGCCAACCTCTCCGCCAGAAACCTGCAAGACCCGAAGCTCCCTGAATCGGTGGCGGAGCTGTTGCGCTCCGGCGGCGTGGCGCCGGAGCGGATTCAGTTCGAGATCACCGAAAGCGCGATTATGACCGATCCCGCCCGCGCGCGGGAGGTTTTAGTCGCCCTCCACCGGAGCGGTATCCGGTTTTCCATCGACGATTTCGGCATCGGTTATTCCTCCCTGAGTTATCTTCGGAATCTTCCGGTCGATTCGATCAAGGTGGACAAGTCGTTCGTGAGCCAGATGATTCTGAACGAGGGGGACGCGAAAATCGTCCGCTCCACGATCGAGATGGCGCATCATCTCGGCCTGGAGGTGGTGGCGGAAGGGGTCGAAACCGAAGAGATCCTGGAGCGGCTTGGGGAGATGGGCTGTGACGCCGCCCAGGGTTATTTCATCAGCCGGCCGCTTCCTGCGGAAGAAGTCGGCCGCTGGCTGCGCGAGTCTCACTGGGGAAGAGAAACGCAGTGA
- a CDS encoding DUF6899 family protein yields MPYIAPKARIQFDPLIDALAERIVAEAKAEGNDAAFAGLLNYTCTRLALQVVHLQFGKMRYWLIALVTGTFQNIAQEFYRRVGVPYEEKQIGKSGDVDLYKRFEEEIQKGEKGWP; encoded by the coding sequence ATGCCCTACATTGCGCCGAAAGCACGAATCCAATTCGATCCCTTGATTGACGCGCTCGCCGAGCGGATCGTCGCGGAGGCGAAAGCGGAAGGAAACGACGCCGCCTTCGCCGGCCTGCTCAATTACACCTGTACCCGGCTCGCGCTTCAGGTCGTTCACCTTCAGTTCGGAAAGATGCGCTACTGGCTGATCGCCCTCGTTACCGGCACTTTTCAAAATATCGCGCAGGAGTTCTATCGCCGCGTCGGGGTGCCGTATGAGGAGAAGCAGATCGGGAAAAGCGGCGATGTCGATCTTTATAAAAGATTTGAAGAGGAAATCCAAAAAGGAGAGAAGGGATGGCCTTGA
- a CDS encoding DoxX family protein gives MFMKSFAPQTYALMRMVTGFLFLWHGTQKLFGFPIPPQGTPAAYVIYIAGPIEFIGGLLVMIGLFTRWAAFLCSGLMAAAYWIAHGTQAFFPLVNRGELAALYAFVFLYIAARGPGIWSVDAALGRD, from the coding sequence ATGTTCATGAAGTCTTTCGCTCCACAGACCTATGCTTTGATGCGGATGGTCACCGGCTTTCTTTTTTTATGGCATGGAACCCAGAAGCTCTTCGGGTTTCCGATTCCGCCGCAAGGCACACCGGCCGCTTACGTCATCTATATCGCCGGGCCGATCGAATTCATCGGCGGTCTGCTGGTGATGATCGGCCTCTTCACCCGCTGGGCGGCGTTTCTCTGCAGCGGGCTGATGGCGGCGGCGTATTGGATCGCGCATGGAACGCAGGCGTTTTTCCCCCTCGTCAACCGGGGAGAGTTGGCCGCGCTCTACGCATTCGTCTTTCTCTATATCGCCGCCCGAGGACCCGGCATCTGGAGCGTCGACGCCGCCCTCGGCCGCGACTGA
- a CDS encoding PDC sensor domain-containing protein — MNIGRSSGMKGERLVYRVNDRISKPGMSTSAPLLAMAVILPREGRGLPFLLTELKCRVYLPLFPLRATGKKRRRTIGGILFMIDRNTKKGFGLKRRGWKGPVRRTLRVWAILLFILLFAGMPEEGTAGENTFSEEVEEILQQKIQLIKTLAEDPKTIRLVRESNHQNKRLTPREIEKLDQKWRRVKGIDEFIGAFIANDCARHLIAFQKAHDGFAEIFIADAVGLIVGETNKTSDYYQADEAWWVEAYAGGRGKEYYGDIEYDDSAEAEAIALYVPVIDPETRRAIGVIKSIYNISAIIQEL, encoded by the coding sequence ATGAACATCGGCAGATCCTCCGGGATGAAGGGTGAGCGTCTCGTCTATCGGGTCAACGATAGAATATCGAAACCTGGAATGTCAACGTCCGCCCCTCTCCTCGCCATGGCGGTTATCCTTCCGCGAGAAGGCCGCGGGCTTCCTTTTCTTTTGACGGAGTTAAAATGCCGGGTATACTTACCTTTATTCCCGCTCCGCGCGACGGGGAAAAAGCGGCGGCGAACCATCGGCGGCATCTTATTCATGATCGATCGGAATACAAAAAAGGGGTTCGGTTTAAAACGGCGCGGCTGGAAGGGGCCCGTTCGGAGGACCCTCCGCGTCTGGGCGATCCTCCTCTTCATCTTGCTCTTCGCCGGGATGCCGGAAGAGGGAACCGCGGGCGAAAATACATTCTCCGAAGAGGTCGAAGAAATTCTCCAACAAAAAATCCAACTGATCAAAACCTTGGCGGAAGATCCGAAAACCATCCGCCTCGTCAGGGAGTCGAATCATCAAAACAAGCGCCTCACCCCGCGCGAGATCGAAAAACTCGATCAGAAATGGCGGAGGGTGAAGGGGATCGATGAATTTATCGGCGCATTCATCGCCAACGACTGCGCCCGGCACCTGATCGCGTTTCAGAAAGCGCACGACGGATTCGCCGAGATTTTCATCGCCGACGCCGTCGGATTGATCGTGGGGGAGACCAACAAGACCTCCGACTATTACCAGGCCGACGAGGCCTGGTGGGTCGAGGCGTATGCCGGCGGCCGCGGAAAAGAATACTACGGAGATATCGAGTACGACGACAGCGCAGAAGCGGAGGCGATCGCCCTGTATGTGCCGGTGATCGATCCGGAAACCCGACGGGCCATCGGCGTGATCAAATCGATTTATAACATCAGCGCCATTATCCAGGAGCTTTAA
- a CDS encoding 2'-5' RNA ligase family protein gives MALNKCAVDIVLLPSEEIMDAALQMNQELLPHFEKKIVLDRNRCLPHLSLAMGALKEEDLPAAANFLEEIASYFPPIPLIFTGIDAGPIATGETVTAWKVDPTAVLQSLHETVFNRLSPLLTHDATAEGFIDFPDVAPASVDWVNRYPDAAAFARFSPHITLGIGALAPDRSFPPRGAASRLALCHLGNYCTCREILFETTLLG, from the coding sequence ATGGCCTTGAACAAATGCGCGGTCGATATCGTCCTTCTTCCTTCCGAAGAGATCATGGACGCCGCCCTTCAGATGAATCAGGAGCTGCTCCCGCACTTCGAGAAGAAAATCGTCCTGGATCGGAATCGCTGCCTCCCGCATCTCTCCCTGGCGATGGGAGCGTTGAAGGAGGAGGATCTCCCGGCCGCCGCCAATTTTCTGGAAGAGATCGCGTCGTACTTTCCGCCGATCCCGCTGATCTTCACCGGAATCGACGCCGGCCCCATCGCCACCGGCGAGACGGTCACCGCTTGGAAGGTCGATCCGACCGCCGTGCTGCAGTCGCTTCATGAAACGGTCTTCAACCGGTTGAGCCCCCTTCTGACACACGATGCGACGGCGGAGGGCTTCATCGACTTTCCCGATGTCGCGCCGGCCAGCGTCGATTGGGTAAACCGCTATCCGGATGCGGCGGCCTTCGCGCGCTTCTCCCCGCACATCACCCTCGGCATCGGCGCGTTGGCGCCGGACCGCTCTTTTCCGCCGCGCGGCGCCGCCTCCCGGCTGGCGCTTTGCCATCTCGGAAATTACTGCACCTGCCGCGAAATCCTCTTTGAGACAACCCTTCTCGGCTAA
- a CDS encoding response regulator — protein MGDFKSILLVEDNVEDVELTLEALAEYNLANDVVIARDGAEALDYLYHRGSFKTRTPGNPAVILLDIKMPKVNGLEVLRTIKADEKLKTVPVVMLTSSREEPDLAESYKLGVNAYVVKPVNFQEFVKAVKQLGVFWALLNERPPGSVKRQK, from the coding sequence ATGGGGGATTTCAAGAGCATTCTGTTGGTGGAGGACAACGTGGAAGATGTGGAGCTGACGCTGGAGGCGCTCGCCGAGTACAATCTGGCAAACGACGTCGTCATCGCCCGGGACGGCGCCGAGGCGTTGGACTACCTTTATCATCGGGGATCTTTTAAGACGCGCACCCCTGGGAATCCGGCGGTCATTCTGCTCGACATTAAGATGCCGAAGGTAAACGGGTTGGAGGTCTTGAGGACCATTAAAGCCGATGAAAAGCTAAAAACGGTCCCGGTGGTGATGTTGACCTCCTCCCGCGAGGAGCCGGACCTGGCGGAGAGTTACAAGCTGGGGGTCAACGCCTACGTCGTCAAACCGGTGAACTTTCAGGAATTCGTCAAAGCGGTCAAGCAGCTCGGTGTTTTCTGGGCGCTGCTCAACGAGCGGCCGCCGGGGAGCGTGAAAAGACAGAAATGA
- a CDS encoding carboxypeptidase-like regulatory domain-containing protein, translating into MTKRIKAYLILIFGILFCLAWSAAAPAYEIAPVENGGVITGRVVLNGPVPEPRVFPMVLYAFGEFCKKISDAKGHVVLKEFNVDPTGGLQDAVIAIQDVSRGKGFRSNENRLFAVNCMFHPANTPEDEQFEVDKEGNLVHIHPLVSVMRNKYMLSVLNKDPVIHDAQFYQKETGRRITRFPIPISDKVQRGWVYLDQGKNIAQIICGMHEYMQTWAWIVDNPYFDKTTRSGSYAIDRIPPGTYKILAWHPHLKPIEKIITVPPDGHVELNFEFEASEVVRPIYETQKQFRISPGRNPSVDLLGCEGPFCVKREHDHHTD; encoded by the coding sequence ATGACAAAACGAATCAAAGCCTATCTTATATTGATTTTCGGAATTCTCTTCTGCCTCGCCTGGAGCGCGGCCGCGCCGGCGTATGAGATCGCCCCGGTGGAGAACGGGGGGGTCATCACCGGAAGGGTCGTCCTCAACGGGCCGGTGCCGGAGCCGCGCGTCTTTCCGATGGTTTTATACGCCTTCGGAGAATTCTGTAAGAAGATTTCCGACGCGAAAGGACATGTCGTCCTCAAGGAGTTCAACGTCGACCCGACCGGAGGGCTCCAGGACGCGGTGATCGCCATTCAGGATGTGAGCCGGGGGAAGGGATTTCGCTCCAACGAGAATCGGCTCTTTGCGGTGAACTGCATGTTCCACCCGGCGAATACGCCGGAGGATGAGCAGTTTGAAGTAGACAAAGAAGGAAACCTCGTTCACATCCATCCTCTCGTCAGCGTCATGCGGAACAAATATATGCTCTCCGTCCTCAACAAAGATCCGGTGATTCACGACGCGCAGTTTTACCAGAAAGAAACAGGCCGTCGGATCACCCGCTTCCCGATCCCGATTTCCGACAAGGTCCAGAGAGGATGGGTCTATCTGGATCAAGGAAAGAACATCGCCCAGATTATTTGCGGCATGCATGAGTATATGCAGACCTGGGCCTGGATCGTCGACAACCCCTATTTCGACAAAACGACACGGAGCGGCAGCTATGCGATCGACCGGATCCCGCCCGGAACGTACAAGATTCTTGCCTGGCATCCGCACCTGAAGCCGATCGAGAAGATCATCACCGTGCCCCCCGACGGGCATGTCGAGCTTAATTTCGAATTCGAAGCGAGCGAAGTGGTCCGGCCGATCTATGAAACACAGAAGCAGTTCCGCATCTCCCCCGGAAGAAACCCGAGCGTCGACCTCCTCGGATGCGAGGGCCCTTTCTGCGTCAAACGCGAGCACGATCATCACACCGATTGA